The sequence below is a genomic window from Chondrinema litorale.
TCAATTACTTCATCTTTCTTAATCTTAAGTAATTTTAAACTAAATGGCTGTTTGTCTTTTAAGGTTTCTTTCATGCCGATTAAAACCAAAATAGACAACAATGCTGTAATGGAAGAAGTGTAAAATAGCGCATTAATTGAAATGTGCAATGCTATTAATCCACCGACTGCTGGGCCGGCTGCCATACCTAAACTGCCAAACAAGCTCATAATGCCCATGGCCTCACCTCTTCTGTTTGCAGGAACTACATCTGCAATAAATGCTGAGGTAGCAGTTGGCTTAAACCCTGTTGACATACCATGAATAAAACGAAGGAATAGAAAGCCTGCAACTGTGCTTAATACAGGATAAAGAAAGCCAACGAAAATACAAACAAATACTCCGTAAACCATGATAGGTACTCTACCAACCGTATCGGTAAGTTTACCACTTATCGGCCTAGAAAGACCCGCAGCAAGTGTAAAAAGCGCGATAATCAAGCCTTTGTAGTCGCCACCTCCCATACCTTCTAGGTAAGAGGGCAACTCAGGAATGATCATGTTAAAACTGGCAAAAAACAGAAATGAACTTGAGCAAAGCAGCCAAAACTGAAAGGTATATACTTTATTAAATGAGCTAGGCATAAAAAAATAATTTGCTTTACAGCAAAGCAAGATTATTCTTACTCTGCCACAAAATGCTGGTATTGCTGCAAAGTTCTATTAAAAATTATCAAATAAAATGTCTAGCGATAAAAATTATTAAAATTGACAGCATTTGACTCAAAAGTATAAAGGTGATAACTTGGGATAAGCATAAAAAAACCTCCCAATTGGGAGGTTTCTATTAATTTGGTTCTAAACTTCCGTTTGCTTTTGGCAAAACATCTTTTAAATCTTCCATCAAAGGTGGTTTAGGAGGAGTCTCATTTACTGAACCTAGATAAGACGGCAAATCGATACCTGCTTGCTTAGCCAACTCATGGATTGGTGGCAATGTGCTAATAAAGTTCTTAATAAAATTAGAAGTGCTTCCACCTTTTTCTCCACTACCAGAATCCCAGACAGTAATCTTATCAATTTTAAGATTAGCAATTGCTTCTGTTTGTTTAGCAACAAGGGTTTCAAGTTTTTCTAGCAATAGTAGCGTTGCAGCAGCTTTACTATCTCCATTACAAGAAGCAACAATTTCTTCGTAACCTTTTGCTTTAGCTTTCAACAATTGTTGTAAACCTTCAGCTTCAGCTTTGTACTTCATCAAAATAGCATCTGCATCACCTTTAGCTACTCTTCTAATTTGTTCTGCTTTAGCCTCTGCATCTAATTCTATTTTGCGTTTTTCAATTTCTTTCTGCACAATTTGCTCTTTCTCTAATTTAGCCATTTCGGCAATTTTCTGAGCTTCTAAAATTTCTTTTAAAGCATTTGCATTTGCTACATCACTTCTTCTTTGGGCTTCGGCAGTTTTTTCTGCAAGTTCTGCATTGTATTCTGCTACCTTCGCTTTAGATTGGTTTTCACCTTGCACAGCACCTGCTTCTAGATTAGCAATACCTACCCTTTTCTTAGCTTCGGCTGCTTTGGTACCTTCTTCCGACTGCGCATATTCTGATGCCACTTCTACATCTTTTTCTCTATTTGCTTTTGCCTCACCAATAGAACCACTTCGTTCTTGTTGAGCAACTTCTACTTTTGCAAGGTTTACAGCTTCTGCTGCTGCTTTTTTACCAATAGCTTCAATGTAACCAGATTCGTCTGTAATGTCTTTAATATTCACGTTTATAAGCTCTAAACCTACTTTATTTAGCTCAGACGCAACATGTTTATTAATTAAAGATAAAAACTGTTCTCTATCTTGATTTATTTCTTCAATAGTAAGTGTAGCAATCACTAATCTTAACTGACCTAAAATAATGTCGAGTGCCTGATTTCTAAGTTCTGCTTCATCTAAACCTAATAACCTTTCAGCAGCATTTAACATTATGCCTTCTTTGGTTGAAATACCTACTGTAAAAGTACTTGGTGTGTTGATACGTATATTTTGTTTTGAGAGGGCTCCTTTAAGATCTATTTCTATTGGAATAGGACTTAAGTTTAAATATTGCCAATCTTGAATTACAGGGATTACAAAAGCTCCACCACCATGGATACATTTTGCACTTTTACCTGTTCCTACTTTACCATAAACAACTAAGATTTTATTGGATGGGCTCCGCTTATATCTACTAACAAACACTGCAGTAACAAGTACGAGAAAGACACCTAAAATACCTCCCAATCCTGATATTATTTCCATATTTATAAATTTTAAATGTTATAGGACTTACGCAATATTAAATTTCTCTAGCAAAAATGCTCAAAATTTGAGAGATTGTTTTTTTTAATACTAATTTATATGGATAAATCTCTGTACATATCATATCTTCTCCATACTCACGGGAATTATACCTGTACCCACATGGCAGCCCATTCTATGGATGTCAGTCATGACCAAGTCACACGTTTTCTAGCCCATTCTAAATTTACCTCTTCCGACCTGTGGGATATTGTCAAGGGCCATCTCCAAGATAGCCCAGACTCATTTATCCTTGTCGATGACAGTGTTCAGGCAAAGAGGTATTCCCGGTATATAGAATTGGCCAAAAGGCAGTACTCAGGCAATGAGCATGGCCTAGTCAATGGGATCAATCTGGTAAACATGGTACACAGCAATGGCATTGATGGGGATTACTATCCTATCGATTACCGAATCTACCACCCAGAAACGGATAAGAAGACCAAGAATGACCATTTCCAGGAGATGTTCACCCGAATGACCATGCGTAAAGACCTGAAAGCCAAAAAGATACTTTTTGACAGCTGGTATGCTTCCATGGACAACCTTAAGCTTGTGCACAGAAGCGGCTGGACATTCTTCACTACCCTGAAGAGCAACCGCC
It includes:
- a CDS encoding flotillin family protein is translated as MEIISGLGGILGVFLVLVTAVFVSRYKRSPSNKILVVYGKVGTGKSAKCIHGGGAFVIPVIQDWQYLNLSPIPIEIDLKGALSKQNIRINTPSTFTVGISTKEGIMLNAAERLLGLDEAELRNQALDIILGQLRLVIATLTIEEINQDREQFLSLINKHVASELNKVGLELINVNIKDITDESGYIEAIGKKAAAEAVNLAKVEVAQQERSGSIGEAKANREKDVEVASEYAQSEEGTKAAEAKKRVGIANLEAGAVQGENQSKAKVAEYNAELAEKTAEAQRRSDVANANALKEILEAQKIAEMAKLEKEQIVQKEIEKRKIELDAEAKAEQIRRVAKGDADAILMKYKAEAEGLQQLLKAKAKGYEEIVASCNGDSKAAATLLLLEKLETLVAKQTEAIANLKIDKITVWDSGSGEKGGSTSNFIKNFISTLPPIHELAKQAGIDLPSYLGSVNETPPKPPLMEDLKDVLPKANGSLEPN
- a CDS encoding IS701 family transposase; protein product: MDKSLYISYLLHTHGNYTCTHMAAHSMDVSHDQVTRFLAHSKFTSSDLWDIVKGHLQDSPDSFILVDDSVQAKRYSRYIELAKRQYSGNEHGLVNGINLVNMVHSNGIDGDYYPIDYRIYHPETDKKTKNDHFQEMFTRMTMRKDLKAKKILFDSWYASMDNLKLVHRSGWTFFTTLKSNRQVSLSRDTGMQAVGTVELSGRQLLEGVQVKLKKYPYPVKLFKIVSLNGDIEWVITNDLSDRMNVFEAENESQIRWQIEQFHREYKQLTGSEKCQCRKAISQRNHLACCYQAWIGLKLLAKQLKTTLYQIKVLPFSNYLKQILANPIIIFNLNA
- a CDS encoding MFS transporter, which codes for MPSSFNKVYTFQFWLLCSSSFLFFASFNMIIPELPSYLEGMGGGDYKGLIIALFTLAAGLSRPISGKLTDTVGRVPIMVYGVFVCIFVGFLYPVLSTVAGFLFLRFIHGMSTGFKPTATSAFIADVVPANRRGEAMGIMSLFGSLGMAAGPAVGGLIALHISINALFYTSSITALLSILVLIGMKETLKDKQPFSLKLLKIKKDEVIEPRVFLPAIILLLSVFSFGAVLTIIPDFSVHLGMENKGLFYTYFTLASITIRVVAGKASDRFGRVPVLKIGLVLLVISLVMIGFAKTPTELLTASFIFGLASGINSPTIFAWTADRSDKKYVGRAMATVYIALEAGIGSGSLLSSWVYNNNDDMLPLTFSIDAAVGFMALIILQVYSMKKKKQKKVVQVDVN